The following are from one region of the Rosistilla carotiformis genome:
- a CDS encoding SDR family NAD(P)-dependent oxidoreductase encodes MDLGLNNKLAVITGSTSGIGQAIAKSLLDEGATVVINGRSQTSLDRATKELGGGASLHGVAADVSTADGCAAIVAAAEAIAPIDILINNAGIFEPKPFAEISDEDWQRFYEVNVMSGVRLSRAVMGSMQQRRWGRIVFISSESAINIPTEMVHYGMTKTAQLSISRGLAKTLKDTGVTVNCVLPGPTWSEGVEQFVESLACEQDIEQVKRDFFRESRSGSLIQRFASVEEVAAMVSYVVSQRASATTGAALRCDGGLVDTCF; translated from the coding sequence ATGGATTTGGGACTCAACAACAAGCTCGCCGTGATCACCGGATCGACCTCGGGGATTGGCCAAGCGATCGCCAAGTCGCTGTTGGACGAGGGAGCGACGGTGGTGATCAACGGTCGCAGCCAAACCTCGCTCGACCGGGCGACCAAAGAACTCGGCGGCGGCGCGTCGCTGCATGGCGTCGCGGCGGACGTCTCCACCGCTGACGGGTGCGCGGCGATCGTCGCTGCAGCTGAAGCGATCGCGCCGATCGACATCCTGATCAACAACGCGGGGATCTTTGAACCGAAGCCGTTTGCGGAGATCAGCGACGAGGATTGGCAGCGGTTCTACGAAGTCAATGTGATGAGTGGCGTGCGACTGAGCCGCGCGGTGATGGGATCGATGCAGCAGCGCCGTTGGGGCCGGATCGTTTTCATCTCCAGCGAATCGGCGATCAACATCCCGACCGAAATGGTCCATTACGGGATGACCAAAACAGCTCAGCTGTCGATCTCCCGCGGCTTGGCCAAGACGCTCAAAGACACAGGGGTGACCGTCAACTGCGTCCTCCCCGGGCCGACGTGGAGCGAAGGAGTGGAGCAGTTTGTCGAGAGCTTGGCTTGCGAGCAGGACATCGAACAGGTGAAGCGCGACTTCTTTCGCGAATCGCGTTCGGGATCCTTGATCCAACGCTTTGCGAGCGTCGAAGAGGTAGCCGCGATGGTCAGTTACGTCGTCAGCCAACGCGCCTCGGCGACCACCGGCGCCGCCCTCCGCTGCGACGGCGGCCTCGTCGACACCTGTTTTTAA